Proteins encoded within one genomic window of Hyalangium minutum:
- the asnB gene encoding asparagine synthase (glutamine-hydrolyzing), translated as MCGIAGIFGEPDRALLERMTRRLEHRGPDGWGTAVVGHAGLGSTRLSLVDMEGGAQPMSGPAGLTLAYNGELYNTVELRRELEREGPPLRTRSDTEVVLRGLERRGMAWLEEMEGMFAFALSDGERLTLARDAFGIKPLYYALVDGGRRLLFASELKALLVDPSLPRELDRTALFEWATFRFLLGERTLFRAIRQVPPGGTLEISRRPDGLLELRPGRHSAPRPLTLPTREEELAELLLELLTSSVRWQRAADHPVGLFLSGGVDSSLLAALLAREGSPALHTFSLADDPESADLAMSRRLAEALGTRHHEYIFRPAELLESLPRALVAIEGPSEPTIVETAAPAIRHHVKAVLCGDGADELFAGYVLHASSAPWLKSCVESYNRMIRTGTVPVEECASTKAALRAVALPDEAAAREAFYRFFLEGQLTDAHLRVWDGGSMASGLEVRVPYLDRRIRDLALSLPWEQRVRGRTRKVLLREVARRVLPAPFAEEITERRKLAAPSAVRHTADELERVAREILPAEGREPHPLGRYCGTSSQRLLLDLFVYLFVGQGGTLPTGFEWRELYTTHGRELEQALSQALPPALK; from the coding sequence GTGTGCGGCATCGCAGGGATTTTTGGTGAGCCGGATCGAGCGTTGCTCGAGCGCATGACACGCCGGCTCGAGCACCGGGGCCCGGACGGATGGGGAACGGCGGTGGTAGGCCACGCGGGCCTGGGCAGCACGCGCCTGAGCCTCGTGGACATGGAGGGGGGAGCGCAGCCCATGTCCGGCCCGGCCGGGTTGACGCTCGCCTACAACGGCGAGCTCTACAACACGGTGGAGCTGCGCCGGGAGCTCGAGCGAGAGGGCCCCCCCTTGAGGACACGCAGCGACACCGAGGTGGTGCTGCGCGGCCTGGAGCGCCGGGGCATGGCCTGGCTGGAGGAGATGGAGGGCATGTTCGCCTTCGCCCTCTCGGACGGCGAGCGGCTCACCCTGGCGAGGGATGCCTTCGGCATCAAGCCGCTGTACTACGCGCTCGTGGACGGGGGCCGCCGGCTCCTGTTTGCCTCGGAGCTGAAGGCGCTGCTGGTGGACCCCTCGCTGCCGCGGGAGCTCGATCGCACGGCGCTCTTCGAGTGGGCCACCTTTCGCTTTCTGCTCGGTGAGCGCACGCTCTTCCGGGCCATTCGCCAAGTGCCGCCCGGTGGCACGCTGGAGATCTCTCGCCGCCCGGATGGGCTCCTGGAGCTTCGCCCCGGCCGCCACAGCGCGCCGCGCCCGCTCACGCTGCCCACGCGTGAGGAGGAGCTGGCCGAGTTGCTGCTCGAGCTGCTCACGAGCTCGGTACGGTGGCAGCGAGCGGCGGATCACCCGGTGGGGCTCTTTCTCTCAGGGGGCGTGGACAGCTCCCTGCTGGCCGCGTTGCTGGCGCGTGAGGGCTCGCCGGCGCTGCATACCTTCTCGCTCGCGGATGATCCGGAGTCGGCGGACCTTGCCATGAGCCGGAGGCTCGCCGAGGCGCTGGGGACGCGGCACCACGAGTACATCTTCCGCCCCGCCGAGCTGCTGGAGTCCCTGCCGCGTGCGCTCGTCGCGATCGAGGGGCCCTCGGAGCCCACCATTGTGGAGACGGCGGCTCCTGCCATCCGTCACCACGTCAAGGCGGTGCTCTGCGGGGATGGGGCCGATGAGCTCTTCGCGGGCTACGTCCTCCACGCGAGCTCCGCGCCATGGCTGAAGTCCTGCGTGGAGAGCTACAACCGGATGATTCGGACGGGCACGGTGCCCGTGGAGGAGTGCGCCTCCACCAAGGCGGCTCTGCGGGCGGTGGCCCTCCCAGACGAAGCCGCGGCCCGTGAGGCTTTCTACCGCTTCTTCTTGGAGGGGCAGCTCACGGACGCGCACCTGCGCGTCTGGGATGGAGGCTCCATGGCGAGCGGCCTGGAGGTGCGGGTGCCCTACCTGGATCGAAGGATCCGGGACCTGGCGCTCTCGCTCCCCTGGGAGCAGCGCGTCCGGGGGAGGACGCGGAAGGTGTTGCTGCGCGAAGTGGCTCGCCGCGTGCTGCCCGCGCCCTTCGCCGAGGAAATTACCGAGCGCCGCAAGCTGGCGGCTCCCTCGGCTGTACGCCACACCGCCGATGAGCTGGAGCGCGTGGCGCGAGAGATTCTCCCAGCGGAGGGGCGAGAGCCCCACCCCCTGGGGCGCTACTGTGGAACGTCCTCGCAAAGGCTCCTGCTGGATCTGTTCGTGTACCTCTTCGTCGGCCAGGGAGGAACGCTGCCCACGGGGTTTGAGTGGAGGGAGCTCTACACCACGCACGGGCGCGAGCTGGAGCAGGCGCTGTCACAGGCACTGCCGCCAGCTTTGAAGTAG
- a CDS encoding RNA polymerase sigma factor: MRALRSENLAVNTPQQSRIQAVIAGDRRATESLLAELLPRVRNLVRYLLRGDDVDDTAQEALIAILRGLPTWRAEGSFKSWADRVVVRVVFASRRKVRADQRVAALEPVEMVAVPSDDVAPDDYVFRRDMARLLDQLSDEQRHALVLHYVLGMSVPEMTEHLSIPFETVRSRLRLGRARLRELYEQESASAGGRK; this comes from the coding sequence ATGCGGGCGCTCAGAAGCGAGAACCTGGCGGTGAACACCCCTCAGCAGAGTCGCATTCAGGCCGTCATCGCGGGAGACCGGCGGGCGACGGAGTCGCTCCTAGCGGAGCTGTTGCCCCGTGTGCGCAACCTGGTGCGCTACCTGCTGCGCGGGGATGACGTGGACGACACCGCCCAGGAGGCGCTGATCGCCATCCTGCGGGGCCTGCCGACCTGGCGCGCGGAGGGCTCCTTCAAGTCCTGGGCGGATCGGGTCGTGGTCCGGGTCGTCTTTGCCTCGCGGAGGAAGGTGCGCGCCGACCAGCGCGTGGCGGCCCTGGAGCCCGTGGAGATGGTGGCGGTGCCCTCGGACGATGTCGCACCGGATGACTACGTCTTCCGGCGGGACATGGCACGGCTGTTGGATCAGCTCTCCGACGAGCAGCGGCATGCCTTGGTGCTCCATTACGTGTTGGGGATGAGCGTGCCGGAGATGACCGAGCATCTCAGTATTCCCTTCGAGACAGTGCGCAGCCGGCTTCGCCTGGGGCGTGCCCGGCTTCGGGAACTCTATGAGCAGGAGTCGGCCAGCGCGGGAGGTAGGAAATGA
- a CDS encoding DUF808 domain-containing protein, protein MAGSNLLTLIDDIASLLDDVAAMTKVATQKTAGVLGDDLALNAQQVAGVTVDRELPVVFAVAKGSLVNKAILVPAALAISTFIPWAIIPLLMVGGAFLCFEGFEKLAHKFLHNKAEDEAHHGELVKAVADPAVDLVAFEKAKIQGAIRTDFILSAEIVVISLGTLVNATFGQRVAVLIGIAIIMTVGVYGLVAGIVKLDDAGLYLTQKKGSFQRTLGRGLLVASPYLMKGLSIAGTAAMFMVGGGILTHGIPPLHHLIEGIAHGAGNVPGVGGVLQAVVPTIMDALSGIVAGALILLAVMAGKRAYQALRSKPG, encoded by the coding sequence TTGGCCGGTAGCAACCTCCTGACCCTGATTGATGACATCGCCAGCCTCCTGGACGACGTCGCGGCGATGACCAAGGTCGCGACCCAAAAGACCGCGGGAGTCCTCGGTGACGATCTCGCGCTCAATGCTCAGCAGGTGGCCGGCGTCACCGTCGATCGCGAGCTGCCTGTCGTCTTCGCGGTCGCGAAGGGCTCCCTGGTCAACAAGGCCATTCTGGTGCCCGCCGCCCTGGCCATCAGCACCTTTATTCCCTGGGCGATCATCCCGCTGTTGATGGTGGGCGGTGCCTTCCTCTGCTTCGAAGGCTTTGAAAAACTGGCCCACAAGTTCTTGCACAACAAGGCCGAGGACGAAGCCCACCACGGCGAGCTCGTCAAGGCCGTCGCCGACCCTGCGGTGGACCTCGTTGCCTTCGAGAAGGCCAAGATCCAAGGCGCGATCCGTACGGACTTCATCCTCTCGGCGGAGATCGTCGTCATCTCGCTGGGCACGCTCGTCAACGCGACCTTCGGGCAGCGAGTCGCCGTCCTGATCGGCATCGCCATCATCATGACGGTCGGCGTCTATGGGCTGGTCGCTGGCATCGTCAAACTCGACGATGCGGGGCTCTATCTCACCCAGAAGAAGGGCTCATTCCAGCGCACGCTGGGCCGCGGGCTCCTGGTGGCCTCTCCGTACCTGATGAAGGGGCTGTCCATCGCCGGCACGGCCGCCATGTTCATGGTCGGCGGCGGCATCCTCACCCACGGCATCCCTCCCCTGCATCACCTCATCGAGGGGATCGCCCATGGCGCGGGGAACGTGCCGGGGGTGGGAGGAGTCCTGCAAGCGGTGGTGCCGACCATCATGGATGCGTTGTCCGGAATCGTTGCCGGGGCACTCATCCTGCTGGCCGTGATGGCGGGGAAGCGCGCCTACCAGGCCCTGCGTTCAAAGCCAGGGTAG
- a CDS encoding tetratricopeptide repeat protein, which translates to MSQDSHEHEEPFDLLGPLDERSGPAQRISQKRSAELIQGVLAVMEAPAAPPPKRGRFRRGVWVTGACLVLAGAAAASYWSLRTSPPEVLPVPRVAEVQPPVAPAPQAVQPAPEPAVPPPPPSAPTEPAVAPAQEPVVRQRPAAPATEPEDLLRRANERRAAGAWREADALYQRVIQSHPGTASAYVARVASAELRLKQLGDAQGALRQFQQALRMQPHGTLSEEARHGVAEAFQALGDPVREAQALKDFLQAHPESLLAEPARRRLQALSPPAP; encoded by the coding sequence ATGAGTCAGGACTCCCATGAGCATGAGGAGCCTTTCGATTTACTCGGTCCTCTGGATGAGCGTTCCGGGCCCGCGCAGCGCATCTCCCAGAAGCGCTCGGCCGAGCTCATTCAGGGAGTGCTCGCGGTCATGGAGGCTCCTGCCGCGCCGCCACCGAAGCGCGGCAGGTTCCGCCGAGGGGTTTGGGTCACGGGGGCCTGTCTGGTGCTGGCGGGTGCGGCGGCGGCCAGCTACTGGAGCCTCCGGACGTCTCCGCCCGAGGTGCTGCCCGTCCCCCGGGTTGCCGAGGTCCAGCCACCCGTGGCTCCCGCGCCTCAGGCGGTGCAGCCAGCACCAGAGCCGGCCGTGCCGCCTCCACCTCCGAGCGCTCCCACCGAGCCGGCCGTCGCTCCTGCCCAGGAGCCGGTGGTGCGCCAGCGGCCTGCAGCTCCCGCAACGGAGCCCGAGGATCTGCTGCGCCGGGCGAACGAGCGCCGGGCCGCGGGCGCATGGCGTGAGGCGGACGCGCTCTACCAGCGGGTCATCCAGTCCCATCCCGGGACGGCTTCGGCCTACGTGGCGCGCGTGGCCTCCGCGGAGCTGCGGTTGAAGCAGTTAGGAGATGCGCAGGGGGCGCTGCGTCAGTTCCAGCAGGCGCTGCGCATGCAGCCCCACGGAACGCTGAGCGAGGAGGCCCGGCATGGCGTGGCCGAGGCCTTCCAGGCGCTCGGAGATCCGGTGCGCGAAGCGCAGGCCCTGAAGGACTTCCTCCAGGCGCACCCGGAATCGCTGCTCGCCGAGCCCGCGCGACGCCGGCTGCAGGCGCTGTCTCCGCCCGCGCCGTAG
- a CDS encoding DUF692 family multinuclear iron-containing protein, with amino-acid sequence MSRWDELPMLGVGIGYRPELREQQLKHGDRIDWFELIADRYVRSVPESMERALPLLERHPLIPHALETSVGTDAPLDEAYCQEVAELVRAVRAPFSSDHLCMTRAGDVELGQLTPLPFTEAAIRRCAANARRVQEILGVPFLLENITYAFAIPSPLGEAEFITRVLTEADCGLLLDLANVFINSQNHRYDPYAFLDALPLERVVQVHLAGGERRGGQWIDSHSQRVDSHPEVWKLLEYVAERSQVRAVLIERDQNFPEEFQEMLEDIDRAKEILHRAHRAAPRPPHRSTLPAWPERPSTPLPTDAHVFQTALARLLVEDGLRKRFFAAPPAVGEELGLGPEQVEALLAVGAGHLNTFAHDLSSKRLSLITKAAPASCRWLQLHKLWHDVSHRFTEEHAPRHSPEFVNRTVRDGFWFLQLLSRVLEERPELRFPLEDILRFERVQLELCSTVAPVETALEFRRAFESRAAPGVEELAAARPLSGPHVRVERFGCDVVELVRRLNAGEATEEVPLKPSLVLFSKAPGFRNVRHLAINERTSALLALCDGSRTTAEIAARLSPGAAGEASAQEVRSCAEVVRRLMELNALTLAVPAN; translated from the coding sequence TTGTCGAGATGGGATGAGCTGCCGATGCTCGGGGTCGGTATTGGCTACCGGCCCGAGCTGCGCGAGCAGCAGCTGAAGCACGGCGATCGCATCGACTGGTTCGAGCTGATCGCCGACAGATACGTGCGCTCCGTGCCCGAGAGCATGGAGCGAGCGCTGCCGTTGCTGGAGCGTCATCCGCTCATCCCCCACGCACTGGAGACGTCCGTCGGCACGGATGCGCCGCTGGATGAGGCGTATTGCCAGGAGGTGGCCGAGCTGGTGCGGGCCGTCCGAGCGCCCTTCTCCAGCGACCACCTGTGCATGACGAGGGCGGGGGACGTGGAGCTGGGCCAGCTCACCCCGCTGCCGTTCACCGAGGCCGCGATCCGCAGATGCGCCGCCAATGCGCGCCGGGTCCAGGAGATCCTCGGTGTGCCCTTCCTGCTGGAGAACATCACCTATGCGTTCGCCATCCCCAGCCCGCTGGGCGAGGCGGAGTTCATCACCCGGGTGCTGACGGAGGCGGACTGCGGCCTGCTGCTGGATCTGGCCAACGTCTTCATCAACTCGCAGAACCACCGGTACGATCCGTACGCCTTCCTGGACGCGCTGCCGCTGGAGCGGGTCGTCCAGGTGCACCTGGCGGGAGGCGAGCGGCGGGGTGGCCAGTGGATTGACAGCCACAGCCAGCGCGTGGACTCGCACCCGGAGGTGTGGAAGCTGCTGGAGTATGTGGCCGAGCGCAGCCAGGTCCGTGCCGTCCTGATCGAGCGGGACCAGAACTTCCCCGAGGAGTTCCAGGAGATGCTCGAGGACATCGATCGGGCCAAGGAGATTCTCCACCGTGCGCACCGCGCGGCTCCCCGGCCGCCCCACCGGAGCACGCTCCCGGCCTGGCCCGAGCGCCCCTCCACGCCGCTGCCCACGGACGCGCACGTCTTCCAGACGGCGCTGGCCCGGCTGCTGGTGGAGGACGGACTGCGCAAGCGGTTCTTCGCCGCGCCCCCTGCCGTGGGAGAGGAGCTGGGCTTGGGGCCAGAGCAGGTGGAGGCGCTGCTCGCGGTGGGGGCAGGGCACCTGAACACCTTCGCGCATGATCTCTCCAGCAAGCGGCTCTCGCTGATCACCAAGGCCGCTCCGGCGAGCTGCCGATGGCTGCAGCTGCACAAGCTCTGGCACGACGTCTCGCATCGCTTCACCGAGGAGCACGCCCCTCGCCATTCCCCCGAGTTCGTCAACCGCACCGTGCGAGACGGCTTCTGGTTTCTCCAGTTGCTCTCCCGCGTGTTGGAGGAGCGGCCCGAGCTGCGCTTCCCGCTGGAGGACATCCTCCGATTCGAGCGTGTCCAGCTCGAGCTGTGCTCGACGGTGGCTCCGGTGGAGACGGCCCTGGAGTTCCGCCGCGCCTTCGAGAGCCGCGCTGCCCCAGGGGTCGAAGAGCTGGCGGCCGCGCGTCCCCTCTCCGGGCCCCACGTGCGCGTGGAGCGGTTCGGCTGCGATGTGGTGGAGCTCGTGCGGCGCCTCAACGCGGGCGAGGCCACGGAGGAGGTTCCGCTCAAGCCCTCGCTCGTGCTCTTCAGCAAGGCGCCCGGCTTCCGCAACGTGCGCCACCTGGCCATCAACGAGCGGACGAGCGCCCTGCTCGCGCTGTGTGACGGGAGCCGCACCACGGCGGAGATCGCCGCACGGCTCTCACCCGGCGCGGCGGGCGAGGCGAGCGCCCAGGAAGTCCGGAGCTGCGCCGAGGTGGTCCGCCGCCTGATGGAGCTCAACGCCCTCACCCTCGCGGTGCCCGCGAACTGA
- a CDS encoding glycosyltransferase produces MKFLLAAPGSRGDFQPMLALALGLRSAGHEAILAARPLYASDAAAFQVPFVPMGQDVEEFLRGRAGGAPGYLPPGTIEAFLDQECRAQLECLPALAEGVDFVLGAGMAMAVRSAAAAVGAPYLAVVYAPGLFMPRGRTSIFVPPVLLQTVRDFHARRGLPPVEDLLAYAFPPERVLLAADEELLGSLGGVQVWAPPTGALLLEDPRPLEDELEAFLAAGEPPIYIGFGSLAGSEPALNEQLLREVVEAVGCRAVFHAGRNAPARPQVEGPLLRIGHAAHRPLFARVAAVVHHGGAGTFAAAARAGVPQVLVPHAYDQPFWAERAYRLGIAPAPFFARGVKAPQLIASIQQALTDERLRHQARALAAVLTPRDGVGTAVACLTGARMGAPEEKPG; encoded by the coding sequence GTGAAGTTCCTGCTCGCAGCTCCTGGCTCTCGTGGAGATTTCCAGCCCATGCTGGCCCTCGCCCTGGGCCTGCGCTCGGCGGGGCACGAGGCCATCCTCGCGGCGCGGCCGCTCTACGCCTCCGATGCCGCCGCCTTTCAGGTGCCCTTCGTGCCGATGGGACAGGATGTGGAGGAGTTCCTTCGCGGGCGGGCCGGGGGCGCCCCGGGCTACCTGCCTCCGGGCACCATCGAGGCCTTCCTCGATCAGGAGTGTCGGGCTCAGCTCGAGTGTCTGCCCGCGCTCGCGGAGGGGGTGGATTTCGTGCTCGGCGCGGGAATGGCGATGGCGGTTCGTTCCGCGGCGGCGGCGGTGGGCGCGCCCTACCTGGCGGTCGTCTACGCGCCGGGGCTCTTCATGCCCCGCGGGCGCACCTCCATCTTCGTGCCCCCGGTCTTGCTCCAGACGGTGCGGGACTTCCACGCCCGGCGTGGGCTACCGCCCGTGGAGGATCTGCTCGCCTACGCCTTTCCTCCGGAGCGGGTCCTGCTCGCCGCGGATGAGGAGCTCCTGGGCTCGCTGGGGGGCGTGCAGGTGTGGGCGCCTCCTACGGGAGCACTGCTGCTCGAGGATCCCCGCCCACTCGAGGACGAGCTGGAGGCGTTCCTGGCAGCCGGCGAGCCCCCGATCTACATCGGCTTTGGCAGCCTCGCCGGGAGCGAGCCAGCGCTCAACGAGCAGCTCCTGCGCGAGGTGGTGGAGGCCGTGGGGTGCCGCGCTGTCTTCCATGCGGGGCGGAACGCTCCCGCTCGTCCTCAGGTGGAGGGCCCCCTCCTTCGCATTGGCCATGCCGCGCATCGCCCGCTCTTCGCTCGCGTCGCGGCGGTGGTGCACCATGGCGGGGCGGGGACCTTCGCGGCGGCCGCGCGTGCGGGCGTCCCCCAGGTCCTCGTGCCCCATGCGTATGATCAGCCTTTCTGGGCCGAGCGCGCCTACCGCCTGGGCATCGCTCCGGCCCCCTTCTTTGCACGAGGCGTGAAGGCCCCTCAGCTGATCGCCTCGATACAACAGGCGCTGACGGACGAGCGCCTGCGGCACCAGGCCCGTGCGCTCGCCGCCGTCCTGACGCCTCGCGATGGCGTGGGGACGGCCGTGGCTTGCCTCACGGGCGCCCGGATGGGGGCACCGGAGGAGAAACCTGGGTGA
- a CDS encoding DUF7305 domain-containing protein, whose product MRWSHRLLLLALLVEGTSCTVSDTVAVLPESEPEACERGELAGRVFPNALCTCESLTTSAPFLTDGFQSSAGPWVPGGRGASVATNGDLTATEQVQVGGSLSVGGTAAGIQLVARPLSVAGALYSAGPLNGPLASVQVEGPAWIAGDIELAELKVRDALVLPPERNLSVSGTLEVAERRREPVPPRAPPCPCAAGELEDIAAWVRAHITDNDNALLSVDPEALSGFMGARTLQLAKGRFYLRGITGSGTAALVVTGRAALFVEGEVDVESLDVHLEETGELDLFISGSLAVKNRLGLDSPRFPSRLRVYVGGSQPIQEPAQSRVVGHFYAPLAPFNLGTGFELFGSLFARRVDTAGDLSIHYDSDVQGLGNACPGLRTRP is encoded by the coding sequence ATGCGATGGAGCCACCGACTTCTTCTCCTGGCACTCCTGGTGGAAGGCACCAGTTGCACCGTGAGCGACACCGTGGCGGTGCTGCCCGAGTCAGAACCGGAAGCCTGTGAGCGGGGAGAGCTGGCCGGCCGGGTCTTCCCAAATGCCCTGTGTACCTGCGAGAGCCTGACGACCAGTGCCCCCTTCCTGACCGATGGCTTCCAGAGTTCGGCTGGCCCCTGGGTGCCTGGGGGACGCGGCGCGTCAGTCGCAACGAACGGAGACCTGACCGCCACCGAGCAGGTGCAGGTGGGAGGCTCCCTCTCCGTGGGAGGCACGGCTGCGGGCATCCAGCTCGTGGCACGGCCCCTGTCCGTCGCCGGGGCGCTGTACAGCGCGGGCCCGCTCAACGGGCCCCTGGCCTCTGTGCAAGTGGAAGGACCGGCGTGGATCGCGGGCGACATCGAGCTGGCCGAGCTGAAGGTCCGTGACGCCCTGGTGCTCCCCCCCGAGCGCAACCTCTCCGTCTCCGGCACGCTCGAGGTGGCCGAGCGGAGGCGAGAGCCTGTTCCCCCACGAGCACCTCCCTGCCCCTGCGCCGCCGGCGAGCTCGAGGACATCGCCGCGTGGGTCCGCGCCCACATCACGGACAACGACAACGCCTTGCTCTCGGTGGACCCGGAAGCACTCTCGGGCTTCATGGGCGCGCGCACGCTCCAACTGGCGAAGGGGCGCTTCTACCTGCGCGGCATCACAGGCTCCGGCACGGCGGCGCTCGTCGTGACCGGGCGGGCCGCGTTGTTCGTGGAAGGGGAAGTGGACGTGGAGAGCCTCGACGTCCACCTGGAAGAGACGGGCGAGCTGGATCTCTTCATCTCCGGAAGCCTGGCGGTGAAGAACCGGCTCGGCCTGGACTCACCGCGCTTCCCCTCGCGCCTGCGCGTCTACGTGGGTGGGAGCCAACCCATCCAGGAACCCGCGCAGAGCCGGGTGGTGGGTCACTTCTACGCGCCCCTCGCCCCGTTCAACCTGGGAACGGGCTTCGAGCTCTTCGGCTCGCTCTTCGCCCGGCGGGTGGACACAGCTGGGGACTTGTCCATCCACTACGACTCGGATGTGCAGGGACTGGGCAACGCGTGTCCCGGCCTCCGAACCCGCCCGTGA
- a CDS encoding PqqD family peptide modification chaperone, which yields MRICALIKYPPIQGGVSAQSYWMCRALAEAGHEVHVVTNADEVEDDYRLMLTADDRSWLEPTFGAGRVRLHLSERSSSAFLHVPQANPYVSKLAGLATDVVRRHRCEVIFSYYFEPYGVAANMASHWTGVPYLVRNAGSDLGRLMTRPGLGTTYREIIRRANGVCAGNPLLFLGMGVHPDNIYRGPPPDLIRECFSPTVEPLDINGVLEELNREHPGLVRNPRLLDPSLPVIGIYGKVGVTKGTYDLLSALALLRKEGLRFNLVALTRGKRVAPLHKAVEEQGLAEVTWVLPFVAHWKVARFIRACRAVCFLERDFPITFHAPTVPREVLACGTCLVLSGEIAAKQPFREHLAPGKNVLLVPDPRVHSELARALRQAIEDPEGAREIGRRGLELVQGLPRRDVAGEFTRLFEDVIAKHRGQPGRLSPAERGLPENRGEALRRTAPGLVEVLGARAEPMLQAFQAAHPEVPPTFFADAAAFCQWVGSGQGGAVEPAVAEAARYTGLLVWMGHFTPEEEAQPAFERPDMWSALRGNGSPEALRALVPLRSQWVRVERFHSLPPGMLSGGQGTGGEATVLFHKRPNLYGHHFRVNAWTSELLQQCDGERTVGQLLEGQRRRSEQPAQKVEQAVLEALQRFHGEGLVVFAEPKAAPAAQA from the coding sequence GTGCGTATCTGCGCCCTCATCAAATACCCCCCCATTCAAGGTGGCGTGAGCGCCCAGTCCTACTGGATGTGCCGCGCGCTGGCCGAGGCCGGCCATGAAGTCCACGTCGTCACCAACGCGGACGAGGTGGAGGACGACTACCGGCTCATGCTCACGGCCGATGATCGCTCGTGGCTGGAGCCCACCTTCGGCGCGGGGCGGGTGCGACTGCACCTCTCCGAGCGCAGCTCCTCCGCTTTCCTGCACGTGCCGCAGGCGAACCCCTACGTCAGCAAGCTCGCGGGCCTCGCCACCGACGTCGTCCGCCGCCACCGCTGCGAGGTCATCTTCAGCTACTACTTCGAGCCGTACGGCGTCGCCGCGAACATGGCCTCGCACTGGACCGGAGTGCCTTACCTGGTGCGCAACGCCGGCAGCGATCTCGGAAGGCTGATGACCCGGCCCGGCCTGGGCACCACGTACCGGGAGATCATCCGCCGCGCGAACGGCGTGTGCGCAGGCAATCCCCTGCTGTTTCTCGGCATGGGGGTCCACCCCGACAACATCTACCGGGGGCCGCCGCCCGATCTGATCCGCGAGTGCTTCAGCCCCACGGTGGAGCCGCTGGACATCAACGGCGTCCTCGAGGAGCTGAACCGGGAACACCCGGGGCTGGTGCGGAACCCGCGCCTGTTGGATCCCTCGCTGCCGGTGATTGGCATCTACGGCAAGGTGGGAGTCACCAAGGGCACGTATGACTTGCTGAGCGCGCTGGCCCTGCTGCGCAAGGAGGGGCTGCGCTTCAACCTCGTGGCGCTCACGCGGGGCAAGCGGGTGGCGCCCCTGCACAAGGCGGTGGAGGAACAGGGCCTCGCGGAGGTGACGTGGGTACTGCCCTTCGTAGCGCACTGGAAGGTGGCGCGCTTCATCCGGGCGTGCCGCGCGGTGTGCTTCCTGGAGCGGGACTTCCCCATCACCTTCCACGCGCCCACGGTGCCTCGGGAGGTGCTCGCCTGCGGCACCTGCCTGGTGCTCTCCGGGGAGATTGCCGCCAAGCAGCCCTTCCGCGAACACCTGGCCCCCGGGAAGAACGTGCTGCTGGTGCCGGATCCCCGCGTGCACAGCGAGCTGGCGCGGGCGCTGCGCCAGGCCATCGAGGATCCGGAGGGCGCTCGGGAGATCGGCCGGCGCGGACTGGAGCTGGTGCAGGGACTGCCCCGAAGAGATGTCGCGGGGGAGTTCACGCGGCTCTTCGAAGACGTCATCGCCAAGCACCGAGGGCAGCCAGGGCGGCTGTCCCCGGCCGAGCGGGGGCTGCCCGAGAACCGGGGCGAAGCGCTGCGCCGCACGGCGCCCGGGCTGGTGGAGGTGCTCGGGGCGCGTGCCGAGCCCATGCTCCAGGCCTTCCAGGCGGCGCACCCGGAGGTGCCTCCCACGTTCTTCGCGGACGCGGCAGCCTTCTGCCAGTGGGTGGGCTCGGGCCAGGGAGGAGCGGTGGAGCCGGCCGTGGCGGAGGCAGCGCGCTATACCGGGCTGCTGGTGTGGATGGGGCACTTCACCCCTGAGGAGGAGGCGCAGCCTGCCTTCGAGCGGCCTGACATGTGGTCGGCCCTCCGAGGAAACGGCTCGCCCGAGGCGCTGCGCGCGCTGGTGCCGCTGCGCAGCCAGTGGGTCCGGGTGGAGCGCTTCCACTCCCTGCCGCCGGGGATGCTCTCGGGTGGACAGGGCACGGGGGGCGAGGCCACGGTCCTCTTCCACAAGCGGCCCAACCTCTACGGCCACCACTTCCGGGTGAACGCGTGGACTTCGGAGCTGCTCCAGCAGTGCGACGGCGAGCGCACCGTGGGGCAGCTGCTCGAGGGCCAACGGCGCCGGAGCGAACAGCCCGCCCAGAAGGTGGAGCAGGCGGTGCTGGAGGCGCTCCAGCGATTCCATGGCGAGGGGCTCGTGGTGTTCGCCGAGCCCAAGGCCGCTCCCGCCGCCCAGGCGTGA